The nucleotide sequence TCCGACGCACCGCCGGGACCTGCATGGCCTGCCGAAACGACCAGAGGCACACCGCGACCACGTCGAGGGCGAGCACGACGGCGACGAGCCGTGAGCGCAGTGGATCGTCGAGTCCGGCGATCCAGAGGATCACGCGCAGCGCCAGCGCGATCAGAGCCTGGCTGAACAGGATCCAGCCGATGCCGAGCAGCACGTGGGCCAGGCGGATCTGAGTATCCGTGCCGCCGTGCCGGTGGGCCAGTACCGCCGTCACCACCATGATCACCGCGCAGGCGAGCGACACGACCCGCACCGTCCAGGCGGCGGCGTCCGGCCACTGGGCCGCACCGGGTGCCAGCGCGTAGGCGCCCGTGCCGAACATCAGCAGCGAGATCAGCGACAGGATCGAGATCAGCAGCACGATCACGCGGCGCGGCAGAGCGGCGGGAGACATGGCCTCCGGCTCGCCGCCGGAGAAGTCGGCGATGGCCGTGGCCTGGGGGTCGGAGGTCACGGCTCCATGGTGACTCATCCCGCTGACACCTGCCTGCTGCCGCCCTCACCACGGCCGCTACGCACGCTTCTCGCGCGCTTCGTCGTGGTGACCTCGGTCGTTCACCCACGACGGTCAGCGCCGATCGTCGACCGCCGCCCGCAGGACAGCTACCCACGGTCTATCGCCCGGTGAGGTGCGCGGCTAGCGTGCCCGGAACGGCACCCCAGGACGGAGGCCTCCCATGACGACCACGGACGACGCCGCGATCACTGCCGCTGGTACCTCGCTGCCCCTGCCCCTGATTCCCGCGACCACGGGGAACCATGGATACGACATTTCAGGCTTGCTGAAGCAGACCGGGAACACCACCTATGACGTCGGCTTCGCCAATACCGCCGCCTGCCGTTCGGCCATCACGTTCATCGACGGTGACCAGGGCATCCTGCGATACCGCGGCTACCCGATCGAGCAGCTCGCGGCGCAGTCGACCTTCCTGGAGACCGCCTATCTGGTGCTGTACGGCGAGCTGCCGACGTCCGCCCAGCTCGAGGGCTTCGAGAACCAGGTGCGCCGGCACACCCTGATCGACGAGCGGTTGCGCGAGCTCTTCCGCGCCTTCCCTCGTCGCAGCCACCCGATGCCGGTGCTGTCGGCCGCGGTCACGGCGCTGTCGACGTTCAGCAACGACACCAGCGTCAGCGACCCCGAACAGGTCGACCTCGCCACGATACGGCTGATCGCCAAGCTGCCCACGCTGGCCGCCTACGGCTACAAGAGCTCCACCGGCCACCCGTTCCTGTTCCCCGACAACTCCCTGAGCTACGTCGAGAACTTCCTGCGGATGTCGTTCGGCTACCCCACCGAGCCCTACGAGATCGACCCCCGCTACGTGCGAGCCCTCGACGTGCTGCTGATCCTGCACGCCGACCACGAACAGAACTGCTCGACCGCAACGGTGCGCATGGTCGGGTCGGCCCGGGCGGACGTGTACGCCTCCGTCGCCTCGGGCATCAACGCCCTGTCCGGCCCGCTGCACGGCGGCGCGAACCAACAGGTCGTCGAGATGTTGCAGCGCATTCGGGACGACGGCGGGGACGTCGCGACGTTCGTCCGCAACGTCAAGGACCGCAAGGGTGGCGCCCGGCTGATGGGCTTCGGCCACCGGATCTATCGCAACTACGACCCGCGCGCGGCCATCATCAAGCGGCACGCCGACGACATCCTGCGGGGTGACCACACCCAGAACGAGTTGCTCGACATCGCGATCCAGCTCGAGGACGTCGCGCTGCACGACCCGTACTTCAGCGAGCGCAAGCTCTACCCGAACGTCGACTTCTACACCGGCCTGATCTACGAGGCGATGGGCTTCCCGATCAACATGTTCACGGTGCTGTTCGCCCTCGGCCGGCTGCCCGGGTGGTTGGCGCAGTGGCGCGAGATGATCAACGACCCGGAGGTCAAGATCGGGCGTCCGCGTCAGATCTACGTCGGCGAACCGGAACGCTCCTACGTGCCGCTCGACCAACGCTGACGCATCGCCGTACCGCACGAACCCGGCGACCGCGCCGGGGCCCGGCGGGGGGGGGGGGCCCGGGCCCCCCCCGGCCCCCGCCCCCCCCCCGGCGGCGGGGGGGCGGGCCGGGGGGGGGGGGGGCGCCGGGCCCCCCCCCGGGACGGCGGGGGGGCCGGGGGGGGGGGGGGCCGCGCCGCCCGGCCCCCCCCCGGCCGGGCGCCGGCCCCCGCCCCGGGGCCGGGGGCCGGGGGCGGCGGGGGGGGGCCCCGGGGGACGGGGGCCGCCCCCCCCGCCCGGGCCGCCGCCGGCCGCCCCCCCCCGGCGCCCCCCGGGGCGGGGGGGGGGGGGGGGGGGGGGCGGCCGGGCGGGCCCCCGCCCGCCGGGGGGGGCGGGGGGGGGGGGGCCGGCGGGGCCGGGGGGGCCCCCGGCGGGCCCCCCGGGGCCCGCCCCCCCCGGGGCCCCCGGGGGGGGGGGCCGGGAGCGGGGGGGGGCCGCCCCCCGGGGGGGGGGGGGGGGGGGGGGGGCGGCCCCCGAGGGGGGGCGCCCGGCCCGGCTCCCCCCCCGGCCCCCGCGGGCCCGCCCCGCCCCGGGCCCCCCCCCCCCCCCGCCCCCCCCCCGCGCGCCGGCCCCCCCCGGCGGGGGGCGGGGGGGGGGGGGGCGCCGGGGGCGCCCGGGGGCGGGGCCGGCCCCGGGCGGGCGGGGGGGCGGGGGGGGGGCGGGGGGGGGGGGGGGGGCGGGGGGGGGGGGCCCCCCCCCCCCCCCGCGGGCGCGGCCGCCCCCCCGCGGGCCGGCGGGGGGGCGGGGGGGGGGGGGGGGGCCCGGGGGGCCCCGGGGGCGGCCCCCCCGGCGGCCCCCCCGGGGCGGGGGGGGGGGGGGGGGCGGGGGAGGGGGGGGGGCGGGCCGGGGCGGCCCCGCGGGGGGGGGGGGGGGGGGGGGGGGCGGGCCGCGGGCCGGGGCCGGGGCGGGCGGGGCCGGGCGGCGGCGCCGGGGGGGGCCGCCGCGGCCCCCCCCCCGGCCCGCCCGCCCCCCCCGCGCGGGGGCCCGGGGCCCGGCCGCGCCGGGGGGGGGCGCGGGGGGGGCCCCGGGGGGGGGGCCGCCCCGCCGCCCCGGGGGGGGGGGGGGGGGGGGGGGGGGGGGGGGGGGGGGGGGGGCGGGGGCGGCCGCGGGGGGGGGGGGGGGGCGGGGCCCGCGGGGGGGGGGGGGGCGGCGGGGCCGGGGGGGGGGGGGGGGGGCCGGCGGCGGGGGGGGCGGGGGGGCCGGCGGGGGGGGGGGGGGGAGCGGGGGGGGCCGGGGGGGGGGGAAGGGGGGGGGGGCCCCCCCGGGGGGGCGCCGGCGGGGGGGGGGGGGGGGGGGGGGGCGGGGGGGGCGCGGGGGGGGGGGGGGGGGGGGGGGCGGGGGCGGGCCGGGCGCCCCGGGGGGGGGGGGCCGGCCCGCCGGCCCCCCCCGCCGCCCCCGGCCCCCCCCCCCCGGGGGGCCCCCGGCGGGGGCGGGGGGGCCGGGGGCGGCGGGCGGGGGGGGGGGCCGCGGGGGGCGCCCCCCCGCCCGCCGCCGGGCGGCGGGGGGGGCGGGGGGGGGGGGCGGGGGGGGGGGGGGGCGGGGCCCGGGGGGGGCGGCGCCGCCGGGGCCCCCCGCGCCGCGGCGGCGCGGCCCGGGGGGGGGGGGGGGGGGGGGGGGGGGGGGGGGGGGGGGGGGGGGGCGGGGGGGGCGGGCGCCGGCGGCGGGGGGGGGGGGGCGCGGGGGGGCCGGGGGGGGGCCCCGGGGCCGCCCCGGGCGCCGGCGGCGGCGCGGGGGGGGGGCGGCGCCCGCCCGCGCCGGGCGGGGGGGGGCGGGGGCGGGGGGCGGGGGGGGCGGCGGCCGGCCGGCCGGGGGGGCGGGGGGGGGGGGGGCGGCCGGGGGGGGGGGGGGGTGCCGGGGGCCCCCGCGCGGGGGGCCCGGGGGGGGGGGCGCGGGGGCCCCCCCGGGCCGCCGCCCCCCGGGCCCGCCCCGGCCCCCCCCCGGCCCCCCCCCGAGGGGGGGGGGGGGGGGGGGGGGGCGGCCGCGGGGGGGGGCGGGGGCCCCTGTTGGTCCTGGCGTGTGCTCAAAGACGTCCCACCGGAACGGGTTTGGTGGGTGTGCTGATGTCCAGGCCGTGCAGCCAGGCCTGACGCTGCGCGCTGCGGCTCTTCTGGTCGACATCGACCCAGACGATCTGCGTGCCGATCAGAATCGGTTGCGCCCCAGGGAAGAAGGTCTTACCGGCGAAGCTTCCCGAGGCCTTGACGACGCCGCGTGAGTCGATCAGCCGGTACTCCAGCCGCGACGTCGTCCCGGTCAGCGCGAACAGGACGACGAACCGGTCCGTGCCGACCTGGACGACGCGCGACTCACCGACCGAGGAGGTCCCGGTCCAGGGCTGCTTCGACAACCAGCGCACGGTGCTCTTGCCGGTGGCGGGGTTGGCCGCGATCGCGAACACGTTGCGTGCCCGCTCGGGTCCCTGCGGGGCCTGTGCCGGGTTGCTCGACGTCCCGAGTACCACCACCCCACCCGGCCCGCTCGCCACGCCGTCCAACGTGGTGCCGGTGCGGTTGTCCCCGACGGTCCCCTTGATCTTCAGGATCTGGTGGGCCGAGAGCGCGCCCTTGGGGAACGAGCGCATCAACCCCAGTTGGATGGCGCGCGGGTAGGCATCGCCGTGTTGGACGACGATCAGCCCGGCCGACGAGGTGGCGAGCACCTGCCGGAAGGAGTGGCTGGAGAACGGGGTCTTGCCGGAGACGACCGTGGCCTTCATGCCCGGAACGGACACGGTGAACATCAGGTCGGACTGGTGGTGCACGCCGTCCCCGCCGGCGTACATGGTGCGTCCCATGTCGACCACCAACTGGCTGCCGACCATGAGCATCCGCGCGCCGGCGGCGGCGAACGGTTCGTAGATCCCCTTGAAGGTCTGGGTGACCCCGCCCTTGACGTAGGCGGTGCCGAGCAGCTTCCACTGCGCGCTGTAGCGGCGCACCGCGACGACGTCGAGGCTGTCGTTCTCGGTCGGGTTCGCGCGGCCGACCAGGACGAAGATGTCGCCCTTGGGCGCGGCGTAGACGCCGCCCCATCGGTCCCAGCCCGCGAGCGAGATCGTGCGGCGGGCTCCCGACTGCTTCCAGGTGCGGGTGTCGTAGCTGTCGACCGACAGCGTGTGCGCGCCGGCGTTGTGGCTGACCACCTGGGCCGCCGTCGCGCCGACGGGCAGCAGGTAGAGATCGTCCGAGCCGCCGTAGTTGCCACCCCCGTCGTACGGCGAGCGCCGTGGCGCGCTGATCGTCGCGAGCTTGGCGATCCGTCCGGTGCCCGGCCGCACCGTCGCGGGCTTCACGACCGGCGTCGGCTGAGCCGCCGACGGGCT is from Kineosporiaceae bacterium and encodes:
- a CDS encoding citrate synthase yields the protein MTTTDDAAITAAGTSLPLPLIPATTGNHGYDISGLLKQTGNTTYDVGFANTAACRSAITFIDGDQGILRYRGYPIEQLAAQSTFLETAYLVLYGELPTSAQLEGFENQVRRHTLIDERLRELFRAFPRRSHPMPVLSAAVTALSTFSNDTSVSDPEQVDLATIRLIAKLPTLAAYGYKSSTGHPFLFPDNSLSYVENFLRMSFGYPTEPYEIDPRYVRALDVLLILHADHEQNCSTATVRMVGSARADVYASVASGINALSGPLHGGANQQVVEMLQRIRDDGGDVATFVRNVKDRKGGARLMGFGHRIYRNYDPRAAIIKRHADDILRGDHTQNELLDIAIQLEDVALHDPYFSERKLYPNVDFYTGLIYEAMGFPINMFTVLFALGRLPGWLAQWREMINDPEVKIGRPRQIYVGEPERSYVPLDQR